ATTCATACGATTGGCAGCAAGCAGCAATCCATCTGGAAGCGCCGGGAGCTAATGCAAAAATATGCAGCAGAGTTGTTCGACAAGCAACCGATGGATATATTGTATTCCCATTTTGCTCCCTATAGTGTCGGGCCAGCGCTGGAGGCGAAAAAAAGAGGAATCCCGGTAGTTACCACCTTTCACGGACCGTGGACGGAGGAAATGAAGATTGAAGGACAGGGTATCAAGCATTTTCTAAAAACGACGTTGGCTAAATCCATTGAAATGAAGGCCTACGGTCTGTCGGATAAATTTATAGTGCTAAGCGAGACTTTTCGGGATATTTTGCATGAGCACTATAAGGTTCCACTCAGCAAAATTCACATTATTCCCGGAGCGGCGAATGTAGAAAGGTTCCACCCAGCAGAGGATCGGGGAGCAGTACGAGAGCGTCTGAATTTGCCGCAAAACGCGACGATTGTGCTAACCGTTCGTCGTCTTGTTAATCGAATGGGACTGCTACAGCTACTCGAAGCATGGCGACGAGTAACCGAGCGTCATCCTGATCATCTGCTGCTGATTGGAGGGAAGGGCCCCTTGATGGAGGAATTGGCTTCCAAGGTAGCGGAATACAATCTTCATAACCATGTAAGGCTGCTCGGTTATGTGTCGGATGAGGAGCTTCCACTGTACCACCAAGCATCGAATTTGTTCGTCGTACCTACACAGGCGCTGGAAGGTTTCGGTCTGATCACGGTGGAGGCAATGGCTTCGGGACTGCCAGTGCTGGCCACTCCTGTGGGCGGTAGCAAGGAAATTTTAAGGGGATTCCGTCCCGAGCTATTGTTCCAGGGAACGGACAGTGAAGCCATTGCTGAAGGGTTGCTGCGTGTGCTGGATCATCGTGAACTTCTACCGAATGCAAGGGAATGCCGGGACCATGTCCTGAGCAGATATACATGGGGACATGTAGCGGAGCAGGTGGAAGAGGTGTTCCGACAGGTCCTTGACAGAAAGGCGGCGGCGAAATGATGAGAGTAGCTTATATTGACCATACGGCAAGATGGAGCGGCGGCGAAGTCGCTTTGTATAACATACTGACGAATATCGGGGAACATATCGACCCGCTCGTTATTTTGGCAGAGGAGGGCGATTTGGCAGATCGGCTTCGGCAGCGTGATATTGATGTGCGCATCGTTCCATTGGACGATTCGATTCGCAATCGGGGACGGAACGCCGTGAATCTAGGTGCGCCTGCAGCAGCTTTTCGTTTGCTGGCATACGGTAGAAAACTTGCGCCCTTGCTGCGTGAGGAAAAGGTCGTGTGCGTTCACACGAACTCGCTCAAGTCTGCACTGTATGGTACAGTAGCTGCCAAATCGGCGAAGCTGCCCTTGATCTGGCATATCCGTGATCACATCGGTCCGCCGTATCTGAAGCCGATTGTAGCCAAAGGGATTCGGCTGATGTCCCGCTTTTTGCCCAACGGAGTGATTGCCAATTCCAAGTCCACGCTGAGTGCATTGGAGTTACCCCCGGACAAAAAGACGCTCGTCGTTTATTCCGCTTTTGCCAAAGCAATTACAGCACGTGACACGGCTGCGCATTCACGTGGTGATGACTCGTTTAACGTCGTATTGGTCGGCAGATTGGCGGAATGGAAGGGACAACATATTTTACTGGAAGCGGCACGTTCCTTTTTACCAGATCAGCGCGTGAAATTCTGGCTGGCTGGAGATGCATTGTTCGGAGAAGAGGAATACAAGCAACGATTAGAGTCCACGATGCGCGAATACGGGTTGGCTAATGTCAATCTGCTGGGGCACGTCGATGACATTCAAGGCCTGATGCAGCGTTGTGATTTACTGATTCATACCTCTATTACACCAGAACCATTCGGTCAGGTCATTATTGAAGGCATGGCTGCTGGTCTCCCAGTGATTGCTTCCAATGAGGGTGGACCCAAGGAAACGGTGGTACCCCATGAAACCGGGCTACTTATTGAACCGGGTGACCCGGCTAAGCTGGAAGAAGCCATCCGCTGGATGTTGGAGCATCCACAGGAACGTCAGCAGATGGGTGAGAGAGGGATGGAACGGGTCAAGAAGCATTTTGTCATCGAGAACACAGTTAAGGATATAGTTCATTACTATAAGGGTTTGTTGGCAGGAGTCTGA
The Paenibacillus peoriae DNA segment above includes these coding regions:
- a CDS encoding glycosyltransferase family 4 protein; translation: MMRVAYIDHTARWSGGEVALYNILTNIGEHIDPLVILAEEGDLADRLRQRDIDVRIVPLDDSIRNRGRNAVNLGAPAAAFRLLAYGRKLAPLLREEKVVCVHTNSLKSALYGTVAAKSAKLPLIWHIRDHIGPPYLKPIVAKGIRLMSRFLPNGVIANSKSTLSALELPPDKKTLVVYSAFAKAITARDTAAHSRGDDSFNVVLVGRLAEWKGQHILLEAARSFLPDQRVKFWLAGDALFGEEEYKQRLESTMREYGLANVNLLGHVDDIQGLMQRCDLLIHTSITPEPFGQVIIEGMAAGLPVIASNEGGPKETVVPHETGLLIEPGDPAKLEEAIRWMLEHPQERQQMGERGMERVKKHFVIENTVKDIVHYYKGLLAGV
- a CDS encoding glycosyltransferase family 4 protein, with translation MSYNNGFRIAATGLSWPSLQPGGLNTYFQSICEQLTLERNTLDALICSDEQPQAPDRIRIHTIGSKQQSIWKRRELMQKYAAELFDKQPMDILYSHFAPYSVGPALEAKKRGIPVVTTFHGPWTEEMKIEGQGIKHFLKTTLAKSIEMKAYGLSDKFIVLSETFRDILHEHYKVPLSKIHIIPGAANVERFHPAEDRGAVRERLNLPQNATIVLTVRRLVNRMGLLQLLEAWRRVTERHPDHLLLIGGKGPLMEELASKVAEYNLHNHVRLLGYVSDEELPLYHQASNLFVVPTQALEGFGLITVEAMASGLPVLATPVGGSKEILRGFRPELLFQGTDSEAIAEGLLRVLDHRELLPNARECRDHVLSRYTWGHVAEQVEEVFRQVLDRKAAAK